A genomic region of Ensifer adhaerens contains the following coding sequences:
- a CDS encoding methylglyoxal synthase, with amino-acid sequence MADRKCIALIAHDQKKDDLAAFAKVHEAVLSQWRIVATGTTGGRVLDVCPGLDITRLKSGPLGGDQQIGAMIATGEVQLLIFFVDPLTAMPHDVDVKALMRLAIVYDIPMALNRATAEQLIDFNPKS; translated from the coding sequence ATGGCGGATCGGAAATGCATTGCCCTGATCGCTCACGATCAGAAGAAGGACGATCTTGCTGCCTTCGCCAAGGTGCACGAAGCGGTCTTGTCGCAATGGCGTATCGTTGCGACCGGCACGACAGGCGGTCGCGTCCTCGACGTCTGTCCGGGGCTCGACATCACGCGGCTCAAAAGCGGTCCGCTCGGCGGCGACCAGCAGATCGGCGCGATGATCGCCACCGGCGAGGTGCAGCTTCTGATCTTCTTCGTCGATCCCCTCACGGCGATGCCGCATGACGTGGACGTCAAGGCGCTGATGCGACTTGCGATCGTCTATGACATTCCAATGGCGCTTAACCGCGCGACCGCCGAACAGTTGATCGATTTCAACCCAAAATCATAA
- a CDS encoding ABC transporter ATP-binding protein yields MTDPILSVRDLSVAFHQGGNTSVAVDHISFEIKRGETVALVGESGSGKSVSANSILKLLPYPSASHPSGEILFNGKDLLKASDAELRNARGNDITMIFQEPMTSLNPLHSIERQIGEILELHQGLEGAARRARILELLNQVGIREPEKRLSAYPHELSGGQRQRVMIAMALANRPELLIADEPTTALDVTVQAQILELLKKLKDEHGMSMLFITHDLGIVRKIADRVCVMTKGKIVETGPTAEIFANPQHAYTRHLLASEPKGNPPPSDASKPIVMEASEMKVWFPIKAGFMRKVVDHVKAVDGIDLKLRAGQTLGVVGESGSGKTTLGLALTRLISSKGRIAFVGKDIDRYSFNEMRPLRNRMQIVFQDPYGSLSPRMSVADIIAEGLKIHERSLSENERDARVAAALEEVGLDPTTRWRYPHEFSGGQRQRIAIARAMVLKPQFVMLDEPTSALDMSVQAQVVDLLRDLQSKHDLAYLFISHDLKVVRALANEMIVMRMGKVVEQGSAERIFNAPSQDYTKALMAAAFNLEAVNLTAIRQ; encoded by the coding sequence ATGACAGATCCCATCCTCTCCGTGCGCGACCTCTCGGTCGCCTTTCACCAGGGCGGCAACACGTCTGTTGCCGTCGACCACATTTCCTTCGAGATCAAGCGCGGGGAAACCGTGGCGCTCGTCGGTGAATCCGGCTCCGGCAAGTCGGTCTCCGCGAACTCGATCCTGAAGCTTCTGCCCTACCCGTCCGCCAGCCATCCGAGCGGCGAAATCCTGTTCAACGGCAAGGACCTCCTGAAGGCCAGCGATGCGGAGCTGCGCAACGCCCGCGGCAACGACATTACCATGATCTTCCAGGAGCCGATGACCTCGCTCAACCCGCTGCATTCGATCGAGCGGCAGATCGGCGAGATCCTCGAATTGCACCAGGGCCTGGAGGGCGCAGCCCGGCGCGCGCGCATTCTCGAACTCTTGAACCAGGTCGGCATCCGCGAGCCGGAGAAACGCTTGAGCGCCTATCCGCACGAGCTTTCCGGCGGCCAGCGCCAGCGTGTCATGATCGCCATGGCGCTTGCCAACCGGCCCGAGCTCTTGATCGCCGACGAGCCTACGACAGCGCTCGATGTTACCGTACAGGCGCAGATCCTCGAGCTTTTGAAGAAGCTCAAGGACGAGCACGGCATGTCGATGCTGTTCATCACCCACGACCTCGGCATCGTGCGCAAGATTGCCGACCGGGTCTGCGTGATGACCAAGGGCAAGATCGTCGAGACCGGGCCGACCGCCGAGATCTTTGCCAATCCGCAGCACGCCTATACCCGCCATCTGCTCGCGTCGGAACCGAAGGGCAATCCACCGCCATCAGATGCCTCGAAGCCGATCGTGATGGAAGCTTCCGAGATGAAGGTCTGGTTCCCGATCAAGGCAGGCTTCATGCGCAAGGTAGTCGACCATGTGAAGGCCGTCGACGGCATCGACCTGAAGCTGCGTGCCGGCCAGACGCTCGGCGTCGTCGGCGAATCCGGTTCCGGCAAGACGACACTGGGCCTAGCGCTGACGCGGCTGATCTCGTCGAAGGGGCGCATCGCCTTCGTCGGCAAGGACATCGACCGTTACAGCTTCAACGAGATGCGGCCGCTTCGAAACCGGATGCAGATCGTCTTCCAGGATCCTTACGGATCGCTCAGCCCGCGCATGTCGGTCGCCGACATCATTGCCGAAGGCCTGAAGATCCACGAGCGTTCCCTATCCGAAAACGAGCGCGATGCACGCGTTGCCGCGGCGCTCGAGGAGGTCGGGCTCGATCCTACGACACGCTGGCGCTATCCCCACGAATTCTCCGGCGGCCAGCGCCAGCGCATCGCCATCGCCCGCGCCATGGTGCTGAAGCCGCAGTTCGTCATGCTCGACGAACCGACCTCGGCGCTCGACATGAGCGTGCAGGCACAGGTGGTCGATCTCTTGCGCGACCTGCAAAGCAAGCACGACCTCGCCTACCTGTTCATCAGCCACGACCTGAAGGTCGTGCGCGCCCTTGCCAACGAGATGATCGTGATGCGCATGGGCAAGGTGGTGGAACAGGGATCGGCCGAGCGCATCTTCAATGCGCCCAGCCAAGACTACACGAAGGCGCTGATGGCAGCGGCCTTCAATCTCGAAGCCGTCAATCTGACCGCGATCCGCCAATAG
- a CDS encoding ABC transporter permease, whose amino-acid sequence MADVTTSPTAPAAMPPRGWLSPVNQRRWQNFKANRRGYWSLWIFLLLFVLSLLAEFIANDRPIVASYKGEILFPVVINYPEEKFGGFLAETDYRSDFIRDEIEANGWMIWPPVRYSYQTVNSNIPHSAPTKPFWLMDKEERCSAYPEKTNDRNCIVGNLNWLGTDDQARDVMARMIYGFRISVLFGLTLTIASAVIGVTAGAVQGYFGGWTDLLMQRFIEIWSSMPVLYILLIIAAILPPGFFILLGIMLLFSWVGFVGVVRAEFLRARNFEYVNAARALGVGNGTIMYRHLLPNAMVATLTFLPFILSGSITTLTSLDFLGFGMPPGSPSLGEMIAQGKSNLQAPWLGLTAFCVMSLMLSLLIFVGEATRDAFDPRKTFR is encoded by the coding sequence ATGGCTGACGTGACGACCTCTCCGACTGCGCCCGCGGCCATGCCGCCACGCGGCTGGCTATCCCCGGTCAACCAGCGGCGCTGGCAGAATTTCAAGGCGAACCGGCGTGGCTACTGGTCGCTCTGGATATTCCTCCTGCTTTTCGTGCTCAGCCTCCTGGCAGAGTTCATCGCCAATGACAGGCCGATCGTCGCATCCTACAAGGGCGAGATCCTGTTCCCGGTGGTGATCAATTACCCCGAGGAGAAGTTCGGCGGTTTCCTGGCTGAAACCGACTATCGATCGGATTTCATTCGCGACGAGATCGAGGCCAATGGCTGGATGATCTGGCCGCCGGTCCGCTACTCCTACCAGACGGTCAACTCCAACATTCCCCATTCGGCGCCCACCAAGCCATTCTGGCTGATGGACAAGGAAGAGCGGTGCTCCGCCTATCCGGAGAAGACCAACGACCGCAATTGCATCGTCGGCAATCTCAACTGGCTCGGCACCGACGACCAGGCGCGTGACGTCATGGCTCGGATGATCTACGGCTTCCGCATCTCGGTGCTTTTCGGCCTGACGCTCACCATCGCATCGGCGGTGATCGGCGTCACGGCCGGCGCCGTCCAGGGCTATTTCGGCGGATGGACCGATCTGCTGATGCAGCGCTTCATCGAGATCTGGTCGTCGATGCCGGTGCTTTACATCCTGCTGATCATCGCCGCGATCCTGCCGCCCGGCTTCTTCATCCTGCTCGGCATCATGCTGCTGTTTTCCTGGGTCGGCTTCGTCGGGGTGGTGCGCGCCGAGTTCCTGAGGGCGCGCAACTTCGAATATGTGAACGCGGCCCGGGCGCTCGGCGTCGGCAACGGCACGATCATGTATCGCCACCTCCTGCCGAACGCGATGGTCGCAACGCTGACCTTCCTGCCCTTCATCCTCTCCGGTTCGATCACGACCCTGACCTCGCTCGACTTCCTCGGCTTCGGCATGCCGCCGGGTTCTCCCTCGCTCGGCGAGATGATCGCCCAGGGCAAGTCCAACCTTCAGGCGCCCTGGCTCGGTCTGACGGCCTTCTGTGTGATGTCGCTGATGCTATCGCTGCTGATCTTCGTCGGCGAAGCGACGCGCGATGCCTTCGATCCGAGAAAGACATTCCGGTGA
- a CDS encoding NlpC/P60 family protein: MSTLPDRRLNAYRPDLAENRLRGVVQAERYVEGSVARVSVPVTPLRARPDLGCGTDTELLLGESVRVLDTSESWCWVKADLDGYVGYLPEYCLAPVVKSPTHIVSAPRTFVYTGHDLRFPTVYPLSMGSRLTVVDERETRGTRYFLLDGGQAVIANHCIEVGSVVPEDYVSVAARFVETPYLWGGRSGFGIDCSGLVQLSMMMVGRQAPRDSDMQAAGLGTPIAREELKRGDLVFWKGHVALMEDDETLIHANGHTMTVAREGLEASIERIGWLYEQPTGYRRP, translated from the coding sequence ATGTCGACACTGCCCGATCGCCGCCTGAATGCCTACCGACCCGACCTCGCGGAGAACCGCCTTCGCGGTGTCGTGCAAGCCGAACGTTACGTCGAGGGAAGCGTTGCCCGTGTCTCGGTTCCGGTTACGCCGCTTCGGGCGCGGCCCGATCTCGGCTGCGGCACCGACACCGAGCTGCTGCTCGGCGAATCGGTGCGGGTGCTCGACACCAGCGAGAGCTGGTGCTGGGTGAAGGCCGATCTCGACGGCTATGTCGGCTACCTGCCGGAATATTGCCTCGCACCGGTGGTCAAAAGTCCGACGCACATCGTCTCGGCACCGCGCACTTTCGTCTATACCGGTCACGATCTGCGCTTCCCGACTGTCTATCCGCTTTCGATGGGCAGCCGGTTGACGGTTGTCGATGAGCGCGAAACCCGCGGAACGCGCTACTTCCTGCTCGACGGTGGCCAGGCGGTTATCGCCAATCACTGCATCGAGGTCGGCAGTGTCGTGCCGGAAGACTATGTCTCGGTCGCTGCCCGCTTCGTCGAAACGCCCTATCTCTGGGGTGGACGCTCCGGCTTCGGCATCGATTGCTCCGGTCTCGTGCAATTGTCGATGATGATGGTAGGCAGGCAAGCACCGCGCGATTCCGACATGCAGGCAGCAGGTCTGGGAACGCCGATTGCGCGCGAAGAGCTCAAGCGCGGCGACCTCGTCTTCTGGAAGGGGCACGTCGCGCTGATGGAGGACGACGAAACCTTGATCCACGCCAACGGCCATACGATGACGGTTGCGCGCGAAGGGTTGGAAGCCTCGATCGAGCGGATTGGCTGGCTCTATGAGCAGCCGACGGGCTATCGCCGTCCCTGA
- a CDS encoding leucyl aminopeptidase family protein, which translates to MAPYQFIERPSPFNTSAGKTLPIFAVTPAHIETGTIDPIALDWARKAGFTADSGAVLLIPSADGHLGGALFGLGSNPSEAPFLAGKLARALPAGKWHIETAPLTANRLALGYGLGSYRFERYKASKGEPPTLLIPADADATDIKRQLAGVFLARDLINTPTNDMGPEALEAAFRALAAHYKADVSVISGEALLTQNFPLVHTVGRASAEAPRLLELRWGKKGHKKVTLVGKGVCFDTGGLDIKPASSMLLMKKDMGGAANVLGLALMIMDAKLKIDLRVIVPVVENSISANAFRPGDIYRSRKGLTVQIDNTDAEGRLILADALAYADEEKTDLLVDMATLTGAARVALGPDLPPFFTDDADLARDLSEASLEVDDPMWRMPLHNGYDKDVSARIADLTNAPAGGMAGSITAALFLRRFVTNTKSWVHFDIFGWAQSERPHSPVGGEAQAIRALYQHIQEMAK; encoded by the coding sequence ATGGCTCCCTATCAGTTCATCGAACGGCCGTCGCCGTTCAACACCAGCGCCGGCAAGACCCTGCCGATTTTCGCCGTCACGCCGGCGCATATCGAGACCGGGACGATCGATCCGATCGCTTTGGACTGGGCGCGCAAGGCTGGATTCACCGCCGATTCCGGCGCGGTTCTGTTGATCCCATCCGCTGACGGCCATCTCGGCGGTGCACTCTTCGGCCTCGGCAGCAACCCGTCGGAGGCGCCCTTCCTTGCCGGCAAGCTCGCGCGGGCGCTGCCGGCGGGCAAGTGGCACATCGAAACTGCGCCGCTCACGGCCAACCGGCTGGCGCTTGGCTATGGCCTCGGCTCCTATCGCTTCGAGCGCTACAAAGCCAGCAAGGGCGAGCCGCCGACGCTGCTGATCCCCGCCGACGCCGATGCCACCGACATCAAGCGGCAGCTTGCAGGCGTGTTCCTGGCGCGTGACCTCATCAACACGCCGACCAACGACATGGGCCCTGAGGCGCTCGAAGCGGCCTTCCGCGCGCTTGCCGCCCACTACAAGGCAGATGTCTCGGTCATATCAGGCGAGGCGCTGCTGACGCAGAACTTTCCGCTGGTTCATACCGTCGGCCGCGCAAGCGCCGAGGCGCCGCGTCTGCTCGAGCTGCGCTGGGGCAAGAAGGGCCACAAGAAGGTAACCCTCGTCGGCAAGGGCGTCTGCTTCGATACCGGCGGTCTCGACATCAAGCCGGCCTCTTCCATGCTGCTGATGAAGAAGGATATGGGCGGTGCCGCCAATGTCCTCGGTCTCGCCCTGATGATCATGGACGCCAAGCTCAAGATCGATCTGCGCGTCATCGTGCCTGTGGTGGAAAACTCGATCTCGGCCAACGCCTTCCGTCCCGGCGACATCTACCGCAGCCGCAAGGGGTTGACGGTTCAGATCGACAACACCGATGCCGAAGGCCGGCTGATCCTCGCCGATGCGCTCGCCTATGCCGACGAAGAGAAGACCGACCTCCTGGTCGACATGGCAACGCTGACCGGTGCCGCCCGCGTCGCGCTCGGCCCGGACCTGCCGCCCTTCTTCACCGACGATGCCGACCTTGCCCGTGATCTTTCGGAAGCAAGCCTCGAAGTCGATGATCCGATGTGGCGCATGCCGCTCCACAACGGCTACGACAAGGATGTCTCGGCGCGGATTGCAGATCTGACCAATGCGCCGGCGGGCGGGATGGCCGGTTCGATCACTGCCGCGCTCTTCCTCAGGCGCTTCGTCACCAACACCAAGAGCTGGGTGCATTTCGACATCTTCGGGTGGGCGCAGTCCGAACGGCCGCATTCGCCGGTTGGCGGCGAGGCACAGGCGATTCGGGCGCTCTACCAACATATCCAGGAGATGGCGAAGTAG
- a CDS encoding microcin C ABC transporter permease YejB → MGAYILRRLLLMIPTIFGIMAISFAIVQFAPGGPVEQVISDLTNAGSGSDRLSGSSGDLMQSGGDEGGRYRGAQGLDPEFIAKLEKQFGFDKPPLERFAMMMWNYIRFDFGESFFRNTSVIDLIKEKMPVSISLGLWILLFSYAISIPLGIKKAVSDGSAFDVWTSGIIVIGYAVPSFLFGILLIVIFAGGSFFDWFPLRGIVSDNFWQLPWWQKPLDYIWHMTLPLVTLLLSAFATTTLLTKNSFIDEIKKQYVTTARAKGLNDRQVLYGHVFRNAMLIIIAGFPGAFISAFFTGSLLIEYIFSLDGLGRLGYDSVVKRDYPIVFATLFIFSLMGLLVSLLSDLIYTWVDPRIDFERRDV, encoded by the coding sequence ATGGGTGCCTATATCCTGCGCCGCCTTCTGCTGATGATCCCGACGATCTTCGGGATCATGGCGATCTCGTTTGCCATCGTCCAGTTCGCGCCGGGCGGCCCGGTCGAGCAGGTGATCTCGGACCTCACGAATGCCGGTAGCGGCTCCGACCGCTTGAGTGGAAGCAGCGGCGACCTGATGCAGTCAGGCGGCGACGAAGGCGGCCGCTATCGCGGCGCCCAGGGCCTCGATCCGGAGTTCATTGCCAAGCTCGAAAAGCAGTTCGGTTTCGACAAGCCACCGCTCGAACGCTTCGCCATGATGATGTGGAACTATATCCGCTTCGATTTCGGTGAGAGCTTCTTCCGCAACACTTCGGTCATCGACCTGATCAAGGAGAAGATGCCGGTCTCGATCTCGCTCGGCCTCTGGATCCTCTTGTTTTCCTACGCGATCTCCATCCCGCTGGGCATCAAGAAGGCCGTTTCCGACGGCTCGGCCTTCGATGTGTGGACCTCCGGCATCATCGTCATCGGCTATGCCGTGCCGAGCTTCCTGTTCGGCATCCTGTTGATCGTCATTTTCGCCGGTGGATCGTTCTTCGACTGGTTCCCGCTGCGCGGCATCGTCTCCGACAATTTCTGGCAATTGCCCTGGTGGCAGAAGCCGCTCGACTATATCTGGCACATGACGTTGCCGCTGGTCACGCTGCTGCTTTCGGCGTTTGCGACCACGACGCTGCTCACCAAGAATTCCTTCATCGACGAGATCAAGAAGCAATATGTGACCACGGCGCGGGCGAAAGGTCTCAACGACCGCCAGGTGCTCTACGGCCACGTGTTCCGCAACGCCATGCTCATCATCATCGCCGGCTTTCCCGGTGCCTTCATCTCGGCCTTCTTCACCGGCTCGCTCTTGATCGAGTACATCTTCTCGCTCGATGGCCTCGGCCGCCTCGGCTATGATTCTGTGGTCAAGCGCGACTACCCGATCGTCTTCGCGACGCTCTTCATCTTCTCGCTGATGGGGCTGCTCGTCAGCCTGCTCTCGGACCTCATCTACACCTGGGTCGATCCGCGTATCGACTTCGAGCGGAGGGACGTCTGA
- a CDS encoding MarR family transcriptional regulator, which produces MPIELTPSQALGLWHSVSVAQVRVDSRDLTLRQLAILLHIYLVPPPHTVRGLAATLGVTKPVITRALDTMGALGLVDRARDDRDRRNVVIKRTVEGALYLEKFGDLIIDQGRKQPK; this is translated from the coding sequence TTGCCGATCGAGCTTACGCCTTCCCAGGCCCTAGGGCTTTGGCACTCGGTGTCGGTCGCTCAGGTTCGCGTCGACAGCCGCGACCTGACCTTGCGGCAGCTGGCGATCCTCCTGCATATCTATCTCGTGCCGCCGCCTCATACCGTTCGCGGCCTGGCAGCGACCCTCGGCGTCACCAAGCCGGTCATCACGCGGGCGCTCGATACAATGGGGGCGCTTGGCCTCGTCGATCGCGCCCGCGATGACCGTGATCGCCGCAACGTCGTCATCAAAAGGACAGTCGAGGGTGCTCTCTATCTTGAAAAATTTGGTGACCTGATCATTGATCAGGGCCGCAAACAGCCCAAGTGA
- a CDS encoding 2-hydroxyacid dehydrogenase yields the protein MPAKSPVIVDLKFIPNEVEEALRGAFPDREVINRADVVHHNRDLSGIDYAVVWKSAPDLFERAPDLKVVFSGGAGVDHVLTLPGLPEVPLVRFVDQTLTTRMSEWVVMQCLLHLRQHRAYEALAAKREWRDLSQPEAADITVGIMGMGVLGQDAARKLSTMGFKVVGWSRSKRTVEGIETFGGNELDSFLARTDFLVGLLPLTPDTRGIFNLRLFAKLSRNGPFGAPAFINAGRGGSQVEADILSALDSGVLGGASLDVFEEEPLVRDSRFWTMPNVYVTPHVAASSDVKALFRHVEQQIARFESGQSLEHVVDKVAGY from the coding sequence ATGCCCGCAAAAAGCCCCGTCATCGTAGACCTGAAGTTCATTCCGAACGAGGTGGAGGAGGCTCTTCGCGGCGCCTTTCCCGATCGCGAGGTGATCAACCGCGCCGATGTGGTGCACCACAATCGCGATCTCTCGGGCATCGACTATGCGGTGGTCTGGAAATCGGCACCGGATCTCTTCGAACGGGCGCCGGACCTCAAGGTGGTCTTCTCCGGCGGCGCCGGGGTCGATCACGTTCTGACGCTGCCGGGCCTGCCCGAAGTGCCGCTGGTGCGCTTCGTCGACCAGACGCTGACGACGCGCATGAGCGAATGGGTGGTCATGCAATGCCTCCTGCATCTGCGCCAGCACCGCGCCTACGAGGCGCTGGCGGCGAAGCGCGAATGGCGCGATCTCAGCCAGCCGGAGGCGGCCGATATCACTGTCGGTATCATGGGCATGGGCGTTCTCGGCCAGGATGCCGCCCGCAAGCTTTCCACCATGGGCTTCAAGGTCGTCGGCTGGTCGCGCAGCAAAAGAACCGTCGAGGGCATCGAAACCTTTGGCGGCAACGAACTCGACAGCTTTCTCGCCCGCACGGATTTCCTCGTCGGGCTGTTGCCGCTGACGCCGGACACCCGCGGCATCTTCAATCTGCGCCTGTTTGCCAAGCTTAGCCGCAACGGTCCTTTCGGGGCACCGGCGTTCATCAATGCCGGCCGCGGCGGCAGCCAGGTGGAAGCCGATATCCTGAGCGCGCTCGACAGCGGCGTGCTCGGCGGCGCCTCGCTCGATGTCTTCGAGGAGGAGCCGCTCGTCCGCGACAGCCGCTTCTGGACCATGCCAAACGTCTATGTGACGCCGCACGTTGCGGCATCCTCGGACGTCAAGGCACTGTTCCGCCATGTCGAGCAGCAGATCGCCCGCTTCGAAAGCGGCCAATCGCTTGAACACGTGGTCGATAAGGTAGCCGGCTATTGA
- a CDS encoding extracellular solute-binding protein, producing the protein MPNFCRTVKPGLAASLLTAAFLLFPPAGNAEDQPVWRHGTSSIGEPKYKQGFARFDYVNPDAPKGGELRLSENGTFDTFNPILSKGEAASGVTSLVFDTLLKSAEDEITTAYGLLAEGVSYPDDISSASFRLRAEAKWADGKPVTPEDVVFSFEMVKQYNPLLSNYYRHVTSAEKTGERDVTFHFDEKNNHELPNILGQFPILPKHWWEGEDAQGKKRDISQTTLEPVMGSGPYKIASFQAGGSIRFELRDDYWAKNLNVNVGQYNFGVISYGFYGDRNVQFEAFRSGNVDFYQDNSASHWATAYDFPAMKDGRVIREEIENPLRATGIMQALVPNMRREKFKDPRVREALNYAFDFEDLNRNLAYNAYKRVDSYFWGTELASSALPEGREKAILEELKDKVPPEVFTTPYTNPVNGEPQKVRDNLRKALDLFKEAGYELKGTRLVNAKTGEPFGFELLLSNPSFERTVMPFINSVKRIGIDARIRTVDDSQYTNRVRSFDYDMIYGIWAQTLVPGNEQLDYWGSSSVNQQGSRNYAGISDPAIDELIRKVIFAPNREELIATTRALDRVLLAHHFVVPLFYSKSVRVAYWNQLAHLKELPYYSTGFPDSWWSKNASPK; encoded by the coding sequence ATGCCAAACTTCTGCAGGACCGTGAAACCTGGCCTCGCTGCCTCACTTCTGACAGCAGCGTTTCTTCTCTTCCCTCCTGCAGGCAATGCCGAAGATCAGCCCGTCTGGCGTCACGGCACCTCGTCAATCGGCGAGCCCAAATACAAGCAAGGATTCGCCCGGTTCGACTACGTCAATCCGGATGCGCCCAAAGGCGGAGAACTGCGGCTCTCGGAAAACGGCACCTTCGATACCTTCAACCCGATCCTTTCCAAAGGCGAGGCGGCGAGTGGCGTCACATCTCTCGTGTTCGATACGCTGCTGAAATCCGCCGAAGACGAGATCACCACCGCTTACGGTCTGCTCGCTGAAGGCGTCTCCTATCCCGACGATATTTCCTCCGCGTCGTTTCGGCTTCGCGCTGAGGCGAAATGGGCCGACGGAAAGCCGGTGACGCCGGAGGACGTGGTTTTCTCGTTCGAGATGGTGAAGCAGTACAATCCGCTTCTGTCCAACTATTACCGCCATGTCACTTCGGCGGAAAAGACCGGCGAGCGCGACGTTACCTTCCACTTCGACGAGAAGAACAATCACGAACTGCCGAACATCCTCGGCCAGTTCCCGATCCTGCCCAAGCACTGGTGGGAAGGCGAGGACGCCCAGGGCAAAAAGCGCGACATCAGCCAAACGACACTGGAGCCGGTCATGGGTTCCGGCCCCTACAAAATCGCCTCTTTCCAGGCCGGCGGCTCGATCCGCTTCGAACTCAGGGACGACTATTGGGCCAAGAACCTCAACGTCAACGTCGGTCAATATAATTTCGGCGTGATCAGCTATGGCTTCTACGGCGACAGGAACGTGCAGTTCGAAGCCTTCCGCTCCGGTAACGTCGATTTCTACCAGGACAACAGCGCCAGCCACTGGGCGACCGCCTATGATTTCCCGGCAATGAAAGATGGCCGGGTGATCCGCGAGGAGATCGAAAATCCGCTGCGCGCAACTGGCATCATGCAGGCGCTCGTACCGAACATGCGCCGCGAAAAATTCAAGGATCCAAGAGTGCGCGAGGCGTTGAACTACGCCTTCGACTTCGAGGACCTGAACCGCAACCTTGCCTATAACGCATACAAGCGTGTCGACAGCTACTTCTGGGGTACCGAGCTTGCCTCTTCCGCCCTGCCCGAAGGCCGGGAAAAGGCAATCCTCGAGGAGCTGAAGGACAAGGTTCCGCCAGAAGTCTTCACCACGCCCTATACCAACCCCGTCAACGGCGAGCCGCAAAAGGTGCGCGACAACCTGCGCAAAGCCCTCGATCTGTTCAAGGAGGCGGGCTACGAGCTCAAGGGGACCCGCCTGGTGAATGCCAAGACGGGCGAACCCTTCGGCTTCGAGCTACTGCTGTCGAACCCCTCCTTCGAGCGCACCGTAATGCCGTTCATCAACAGCGTGAAGCGGATCGGCATCGATGCGCGCATCCGCACCGTCGACGACTCGCAATACACCAACCGCGTCAGAAGCTTCGACTATGACATGATCTATGGTATCTGGGCGCAAACGCTGGTGCCCGGCAACGAGCAGCTCGACTACTGGGGTTCGAGCTCGGTCAATCAGCAGGGATCACGAAACTATGCCGGCATATCCGACCCGGCAATCGACGAGCTGATCCGCAAGGTCATCTTCGCACCGAACCGCGAGGAGCTGATTGCAACGACGCGGGCGCTCGACCGCGTTCTCCTCGCTCACCATTTTGTCGTGCCGTTGTTCTACTCGAAGTCGGTGCGCGTCGCCTATTGGAACCAGCTCGCCCACCTGAAGGAGCTTCCCTACTACTCGACCGGGTTCCCGGACAGCTGGTGGTCGAAAAACGCCTCCCCCAAATGA
- the mepA gene encoding penicillin-insensitive murein endopeptidase: MIAPLRRCGSAFLALLLGTSLLIADSAAADDVPAKALFGAKALPAEMAANPYGFYAKGCLAGGVAIPTDGPTWQAMRLSRNRRWGHPQMIALIEQFSHDAAEKVGWPGLLLGDISQPRGGPMVSGHASHQIGLDADIWLTPMPQRTLTYREREDISATSMLQKNKFLTVDRSIWTPKHAQLIMLAASYPQVERVFVNPAIKKKLCDTWTGDRSALGKVRPIYGHDYHFHIRIKCPAGATSCKDQAAVPAGDGCDKSLAWWFTDEPWAKPTKKPGEKPVKPKVTTLADLPKACALVLNGPAPASEEAATFGTAYRAAAPAPAAQRIEQVIGAAAGDVPPADIPVPQARPTLQ, encoded by the coding sequence ATGATTGCTCCACTTCGACGTTGCGGCTCGGCGTTTCTTGCGTTGCTGCTGGGAACAAGCCTTCTGATCGCCGACAGCGCCGCAGCCGACGATGTGCCGGCCAAGGCGCTTTTCGGTGCCAAGGCGCTGCCGGCCGAAATGGCGGCCAACCCCTATGGCTTCTACGCGAAGGGTTGCCTTGCCGGCGGTGTCGCGATCCCGACCGACGGGCCTACCTGGCAGGCAATGCGACTGTCGCGCAATCGCCGCTGGGGTCACCCGCAGATGATCGCCCTGATCGAGCAGTTTTCGCACGATGCCGCCGAAAAGGTCGGTTGGCCCGGCCTGCTGCTCGGTGACATCTCGCAGCCGCGCGGCGGTCCGATGGTGTCGGGGCACGCGTCCCACCAGATCGGCCTGGACGCCGATATCTGGCTGACGCCGATGCCGCAACGCACGCTCACCTATCGCGAGCGCGAGGACATCTCCGCGACCTCGATGCTGCAGAAGAACAAGTTCCTGACGGTCGACCGTTCCATTTGGACGCCGAAACACGCGCAGCTCATCATGCTGGCGGCAAGCTATCCGCAGGTGGAGCGGGTTTTCGTCAACCCGGCGATCAAGAAGAAGCTTTGCGACACCTGGACCGGCGACCGCTCGGCGCTCGGCAAGGTCCGGCCGATCTACGGGCACGATTATCACTTCCACATCCGCATCAAATGCCCGGCGGGGGCAACGAGCTGCAAGGACCAGGCGGCGGTGCCGGCCGGCGATGGCTGCGACAAGTCGCTGGCCTGGTGGTTCACCGACGAGCCGTGGGCGAAGCCGACGAAGAAGCCGGGCGAGAAACCCGTGAAGCCGAAGGTGACGACGCTTGCCGACCTGCCGAAAGCCTGCGCGCTGGTGCTTAACGGTCCTGCGCCGGCGTCGGAAGAGGCCGCCACGTTCGGCACGGCCTATCGGGCAGCGGCACCTGCCCCAGCGGCACAGAGGATCGAGCAGGTGATCGGCGCTGCCGCGGGGGATGTTCCGCCGGCCGATATTCCGGTGCCGCAGGCTCGGCCGACCTTGCAATGA